Genomic DNA from Chitinivibrionales bacterium:
GCACGAGCTTCGTTATGTATTCGCCCTGCTGCTCGCCGACCTTTACATTGTCGAACGAGACGTACAGGTCGACGTCGGCGTCGAGGATCATCCGGTCGTAGGCGATCACCTTCACGCCGGCCTTATGCGCCTTTTCAACGATGGCGGCGGACGCCTTCGCGTCCTGCGGGGCCACCACGAGCACCTTCGCGCCCGCCGCGATGAGGCTGTCGCACTGTGCCGCCTGCTTGGCCGCGTCGTTGTCCGCGACGCTGAGCGTGAAATCAAGCCCTATTTCGCCGCACACCTGTTCCATTTTCACCTTGTCGCGCACCCAGCGCTCTTCGCGCTGCGTGGGGAGCGAAACGCCCACTTTCGGCACAGCCGCGGACTGTTTTTCCTTGCCGCCGCACCCGGCGAGGCCGAAGCAAAGCACGAGTGCGCCGAGCATGACAAAGAGGGAATGTTTTTTCATGGGTCCGTCCTTTGTTGAAAGTGTGGCCAGTCCTCAGGTTTTTCTTTTGCGATGATTATAAAATATAGTTGTGCGTTCCGTTACACAAGCAGCTAATGCCGTTTGTAGTGGTCCGGCTTATTCCGGAATTTGCTTTTTGATCATTCATTGAAAATTACCTTGAGGATTTCTCCGTCGGGTACACCAGCCCCAATTGCGCCCGTATGGCATCCATAGTTTCCACAATTGCGAGCGAATCCTGCAGCGGCATTATTTCGCTTTCAATTTTGCCGTCCCGGATGCAGCGCACCACCTCTTCGGCCTCGTATTCGTAACCGTTTGCCCGAAAGGGAATCGCTATTTTTTCCTTCCCGCCGGCAGTGACCGTGGCTGAAACGGCGCGCCAGAATGCCGGAATGCGGATGGATCCGGCGGTGCCGAAAATGGTTGCCCCGCAGACGGTGTCCAGAACGATGGAGCTTGACAAAAGCGCGCTTTCCCCCTTGTCATATCGGAGGACGGCCGCCATGCTCTCGTCAACGCCGGTCGCGGCGAACGCGGCAGAACCGGCGATGCGTGACGGCGGCTTGCCGAAAATCAAATGGGCGAACGATACCGGATACACGCCCACATCGAGGAGCGAGCCGCCGCCGAGGGCCAGGTCGAAGAGCCGCGATTCCGGGTCGAACTTGGGTCTGAAGCCGAAATCGGCGAAAAGCATACGTACCTCGCCGATAGCTCCGCCGGCAAGCAGTTCACGGATTTTTACGATGACCGGCAGGAACCGCGTCCACATCGCCTCCATGAGGAAAAGGTTTTTCGCTTTTGCAAAGGCGACCATTCCTCCGGCCTCTTTTTTGTTGATGGCAAAGGGCTTTTCACACAGCACCGGCTTTCCGTGATTCAGACACAAAATGCTGTGCTCTTTATGAAAAATATGTGGCGTGGCAACATACACCACATCGATCTCCGGGTCTGCAACCAGAGCTTCATAGCCTTCGTGCCATTTCACCGCGCCATGAGTTTGGCAAAAATCCCTTGCCTTAGCCTCGTTCCGTGACGCAACTCCATGTAATTTCGCTTCGGGAACCGCTTTCAGCGCGGCGGCGAACTTTGCGGCAATGTGGCCGCAGCCGAGGATGCCCCACTGTATCACGCTATTTTTCATTTTTATTATTTGTTAATTGACTGGGACGGTTTTTTTAATGATTGATGGTTATTGCATAGTAACATACTATTTGCCCTTGTTTTCCACACTCTTCCACACTTTTTCGGCCAATGGTTTTATAAACCTTGCGGGTTCCGGATTTTATTCCTTATATTCATCTTCGGATGGGGGATAGCAAGGTAGGGTATGAAAGGCCGTATAGTGTCGTCCCTTTCTTTCAAAAATCATATTTCATTACATTCCGGACTATTTTCATTCACCATCAGTCAACTGAATGCCTTTCTGCTTGTCGTCTGCATTTCCGTTGTGCCTCTATGGGCCGCTAAAATCCACCAGTGGCTCCTTGACGATGCGGCGGGAACGGTCGTTGTTGACACCATAGGAAATTCAAACGGCGTCGCCTCGGGCGGCCCGCTCTTCGGCCAGCCCGGACCCAACGCCGCCGCTTTACCGCGCGCCATGTATTTCGACGGCGTTGACGACGGCGTTTCGGTGAGCGGACTGCCGGGCTTCAACACCTTCACCGTTTCATTCTGGATGAAACCCGGGGCAAGCGGCGGCTGTCCCGTTGCCCGGTCGAATTTTAACAACCCCTGGAGCCTTCAGCTCGCCTCAAACAGCAACGCCGCGTATGCGACGCTCACCTGCTGGATCAACGATTTCACCACGCAGACGCAGCATTTCAGTCAATCCGTACCGCTTGATCAATGGGTACAGGTGGCGTTCGTTCTTAACAAATCAAAAGACAGCCTCTGGCTCTACGTGAACGGGGCGCCTGCCGGGAAGGACGGCGGGCTCGCCAATTACGGCGACAACGGGTCGCAGCCCCTGTTTTTCGGCCGGCGCGCGGACGGCGCGTATTACCAGGGCTGGCTCGCCGGCGTGTCGCTCTGGGACAGCGCGCTCACCGGCGAGCAGGTCATGTCCGTTTATGTCA
This window encodes:
- a CDS encoding Gfo/Idh/MocA family oxidoreductase, which codes for MKNSVIQWGILGCGHIAAKFAAALKAVPEAKLHGVASRNEAKARDFCQTHGAVKWHEGYEALVADPEIDVVYVATPHIFHKEHSILCLNHGKPVLCEKPFAINKKEAGGMVAFAKAKNLFLMEAMWTRFLPVIVKIRELLAGGAIGEVRMLFADFGFRPKFDPESRLFDLALGGGSLLDVGVYPVSFAHLIFGKPPSRIAGSAAFAATGVDESMAAVLRYDKGESALLSSSIVLDTVCGATIFGTAGSIRIPAFWRAVSATVTAGGKEKIAIPFRANGYEYEAEEVVRCIRDGKIESEIMPLQDSLAIVETMDAIRAQLGLVYPTEKSSR